Proteins from a single region of Kluyveromyces lactis strain NRRL Y-1140 chromosome C complete sequence:
- the HEM4 gene encoding uroporphyrinogen-III synthase HEM4 (similar to uniprot|P06174 Saccharomyces cerevisiae YOR278W HEM4 Uroporphyrinogen III synthase catalyzes the conversion of hydroxymethylbilane to uroporphyrinogen III the fourth step in the heme biosynthetic pathway): MSKVILLKNKTVPSDPYEQKFAANGFLPIFVPLIRHFHLPEEALQLFKNRQYLLSLKYIIITSQRTVECLNESILPQLTPDEQNILKQKTIYTVGPATSAFLKKSGFLCIRGGVEVGNGALLADLILQSHINESIDHFLFLVGEIRRDVIPNRLNSHGYKVNEVVTYRTENLEDNIGTFVASCESNGDNVSTDRNNTWVVFFSPQGTEEIISFLKERPGYKFASIGPTTKQYLLEKGLVPDVVSNKPEPVSLFNAINNYK, translated from the coding sequence ATGAGTAAAGTGATTCTTTTAAAGAATAAAACTGTTCCAAGTGATCCATATGAACAAAAATTTGCAGCGAACGGGTTTCTGCCGATATTTGTACCGTTAATTCGCCATTTCCATCTGCCGGAAGAAGCACTTCAGCTATTCAAAAACAGACAATATCTGCTAAGTTTGAAATACATTATCATTACATCTCAACGAACTGTAGAGTGTTTGAACGAATCGATACTCCCCCAATTGACCCCCGATGAACAAAATATcttaaaacaaaaaacgATTTATACTGTGGGTCCTGCCACCTCAGCATTTCTAAAGAAATCGGGATTTTTGTGTATTAGAGGTGGTGTTGAGGTGGGCAACGGTGCTCTGCTTGCAGATTTAATTTTGCAATCCCATATCAACGAATCGATTGatcatttcttgtttctggTAGGCGAAATTAGAAGAGATGTCATCCCTAATAGATTAAACTCACATGGGTACAAAGTGAACGAGGTTGTTACCTATCGAACGGAAAACCTGGAGGATAACATTGGAACTTTTGTTGCCAGTTGTGAAAGCAATGGAGATAATGTAAGTACTGATCGTAATAACACTTGGGTTGTCTTTTTTAGCCCACAAGGCacagaagaaattatcagTTTCTTAAAAGAACGTCCTGGTTATAAATTTGCTAGCATAGGTCCTACAACGAAACAGTACCTCTTAGAAAAAGGTTTAGTACCAGATGTAGTCAGCAACAAACCGGAACCAGTATCATTATTTAATGCGATTAATAATTACAAATAA
- the GUA1 gene encoding GMP synthase (glutamine-hydrolyzing) (highly similar to uniprot|P38625 Saccharomyces cerevisiae YMR217W GUA1 GMP synthase an enzyme that catalyzes the second step in the biosynthesis of GMP from inosine 5'-phosphate (IMP) transcription is not subject to regulation by guanine but is negatively regulated by nutrient starvation), producing the protein MSPVEVSNVFDTILVLDFGSQYSHLITRRLREFNVYAEMLPCTQKIADLHWKPKGVILSGGPYSVYEKDAPHVDKAIFDLGVPILGICYGLQEIAWINNTEVGRGEKREYGPATLRVEDKSCPLFANVDHSTVWMSHHDKVHNLPAGFKITATSENSPFCGIANEDKQIYGIQFHPEVTHSTQGKTLLRNFAVDICKASQSWNMENFIDTEINRIRELVGPDAEVIGAVSGGVDSTVAAKLMDRAIGDRFHAIMVDNGVLRLNEAATVKKTLGEGLGINLTVVDASDEFLDKLKGVTDPEKKRKIIGNTFIHVFEREAAKIQPKNGKEIEFLLQGTLYPDVIESISFKGPSQTIKTHHNVGGLLENMKLKLIEPLRELFKDEVRELGELLGISHELVWRHPFPGPGIAIRVLGEVTREQVAIARKADYIYIEEIRKAGLYNNISQAFACLLPVKSVGVMGDQRTYEQVIALRAIETTDFMTADWYPFEHSFLKKVASRIVNEVDGVARVTYDITSKPPATVEWE; encoded by the coding sequence ATGTCTCCTGTTGAAGTGTCCAACGTGTTTGACACCATCTTGGTGTTGGATTTCGGTTCTCAGTACTCTCATTTGATTACCAGAAGATTGAGAGAGTTCAATGTGTACGCCGAAATGCTTCCATGTACTCAAAAGATTGCCGATTTGCACTGGAAACCTAAGGGTGTCATTCTTTCTGGTGGTCCATATTCTGTCTACGAGAAGGATGCTCCTCACGTTGACAAGGCTATTTTCGATTTGGGTGTTCCAATTCTAGGTATCTGTTACGGTTTGCAAGAAATTGCCTGGATTAACAATACCGAAGTTGGTCGTGgtgaaaagagagaatatGGCCCAGCTACTTTGCGCGTTGAAGACAAGAGCTGTCCATTATTTGCTAATGTCGACCACTCTACCGTTTGGATGTCTCATCACGATAAAGTTCACAACTTGCCAGCTGGTTTCAAGATCACTGCTACCTCTGAAAACTCTCCATTCTGTGGTATCGCTAATGAAGACAAGCAAATCTACGGTATTCAATTCCATCCAGAAGTCACTCACTCCACTCAAGGTAAGACTTTGTTGAGAAACTTTGCTGTTGATATCTGTAAGGCTAGTCAAAGCTGGAACATGGAAAACTTCATCGACACTGaaatcaacagaatcaGAGAATTAGTTGGTCCGGATGCTGAAGTTATTGGTGCTGTATCTGGTGGTGTCGACTCTACTGTTGCTGCCAAATTGATGGACAGAGCAATTGGTGATAGATTCCATGCCATTATGGTCGACAACGGTGTGTTAAGATTGAACGAAGCTGCTACTGTCAAAAAGACTTTGGGTGAAGGTTTAGGTATCAACTTGACTGTTGTCGATGCTTCCGATGAATTCTTGGACAAATTGAAAGGTGTCACTGACccagaaaagaagagaaagatcATCGGTAACACTTTTATCCACGTCTTCGAAAGGGAAGCTGCAAAGATCCAACCTAAGAACGGTAAGGAAATCGAATTCTTGTTACAAGGTACTTTGTACCCTGATGTCATAGaatccatttctttcaaggGTCCTTCTCAAACTATCAAGACCCACCATAACGTCGGTGGTTTGTTGGAGAACATGAAATTAAAATTGATTGAACCATTGAGAGAATTGTTCAAGGATGAAGTCAGAGAATTGGGTGAACTTTTGGGTATCTCTCATGAATTGGTATGGAGACATCCTTTCCCAGGTCCAGGTATTGCTATCCGTGTCCTTGGCGAAGTTACTAGAGAACAAGTGGCCATTGCTAGAAAGGCTGACTATATTTACATCGAAGAAATCAGAAAGGCTGGTCTCTACAACAACATTTCACAAGCCTTTGCTTGTTTGTTACCAGTCAAGTCTGTCGGTGTTATGGGTGATCAAAGAACTTATGAACAAGTCATTGCATTGAGAGCCATCGAAACCACTGATTTCATGACTGCTGATTGGTATCCATTCGAACACTCCTTCCTAAAAAAGGTCGCTTCTAGAATTGTCAACGAAGTTGATGGTGTTGCCAGGGTTACTTACGATATCACATCAAAGCCTCCAGCTACCGTCGAGTGGGAATAA
- a CDS encoding uncharacterized protein (conserved hypothetical protein) — protein MSDRNTVHVSGFPAGTRANELAPQFENVGRLVRIDIPPLGRFKSIPYAFVEYESSHDAENAIRSCDGTPFEMNKSFSLRVQFARSKPRRDFGDSRDPRDGMRQRDYRDRRDPRDRDPRDYRDPRDRMRSYRDQDDRRGGPGQGVRGYDDRRSGNPRPYGPPRMSGSAQPPRRYDERLGEPKPYEPVLGTPISLERKLRDPPVQVSKATEQNNEQEQEQKQEQKQETDPVQDAGNESDGSNYDPNENLTVAEAAVPKPDDTSAKPEEHQQEQEQEHEETKPPFDAVNQPTENVSEQEQ, from the coding sequence ATGTCAGATAGAAATACAGTACATGTGTCTGGTTTCCCGGCAGGTACTAGAGCTAACGAATTGGCACCGCAATTTGAAAACGTCGGGAGGTTAGTCCGTATTGATATTCCTCCATTAGGTCGTTTCAAATCGATACCTTATGCATTTGTCGAGTACGAATCATCACACGATGCTGAGAATGCGATTCGGTCATGTGATGGAACGCCATTTGAAATGAACAAGTCGTTCTCATTAAGGGTACAGTTTGCTAGATCAAAGCCTAGAAGAGATTTTGGAGACTCAAGAGATCCTAGAGATGGAATGCGCCAAAGAGACTATAGAGACCGCAGAGATCCAAGAGATAGGGATCCTAGGGATTATAGGGATCCTAGAGACCGCATGAGATCCTACAGAGATCAAGACGATAGAAGAGGTGGACCAGGTCAAGGCGTAAGAGGTTATGATGACAGAAGGTCTGGGAACCCTAGACCGTACGGACCTCCACGTATGTCCGGCTCCGCCCAACCTCCAAGACGTTACGACGAAAGGTTGGGAGAACCTAAACCGTATGAGCCTGTATTGGGTACGCCTATCTCGTTGGAGAGGAAACTAAGAGACCCACCAGTACAAGTCAGTAAGGCAACGGAGCAAAACAACGAACAAGAACAGGAACAAAAACAGgaacaaaaacaagaaacagatCCCGTCCAAGATGCAGGAAACGAATCCGACGGATCAAATTATGATCCAAACGAAAATCTGACAGTAGCAGAAGCTGCTGTACCAAAGCCTGATGACACTTCGGCGAAACCAGAAGAGcatcaacaagaacaagaacaagaacacGAAGAAACAAAGCCACCTTTTGATGCGGTGAATCAACCTACAGAAAACGTCtctgaacaagaacaatga
- the SKY1 gene encoding serine/threonine protein kinase SKY1 (similar to uniprot|Q03656 Saccharomyces cerevisiae YMR216C), translated as MGSSLNGFITKNTGGSKHSGGSIFQREPVAKSHSSTKSNLSLAIQTQINSEEHIPIPIPGSNSSKDADALLLGSNKNSVDNDDDDDDDYSSCDEKNEESAKDYKPGGYHPAYKGETYKEGRYVLVRKLGWGHFSTVWLAKDTETGSHVAMKIVRSDKVYTESALDEIKLLQGVNPLQNQSFSEHKGSAHILRLLDNFIHSSVNGEHVVMVFEVLGENLLALIKKYEHKGIPIVYVKQIAKQLLLGLDYMHRKCGVIHTDIKPENVLMEIGDVEAIVRIVEEMDQVKREQRKLQRRASRAHLENISRHNSFNTAFDNPSISASSSSTTIRSRRPRRATIVTGSQPLPSPLASSSFLELKSHMFGNTTASISRQQSFCGKSGQPTLQNNNCNTTNTLLTEQTLTNNTNATSAATTTLTSPVGQNSNASISRLHNLLSTENKDVNSSSEQLAHSFSSMEIVDNKVPGDESTKEAAFNTSINENRPDVIQVKIADLGNACWYDEHYTNAIQTREYRSPEVILDCSWGASADIWSFACLIFELLTGDFLFEPQNGHSYTKDDDHIAQIIELLGNIPESLMTTGRAVRTFFTSRGELRNISRLKYWPLKSVLIEKYNMAPKEAEEISDFLLPMLSIDPRKRADAGGMLNHPWLSDTLGMEDITIPDRKLYQSGADIPGWYKEVQGHPKH; from the coding sequence atgGGGTCCTCGCTGAACGGATTCATTACCAAAAATACTGGAGGTTCGAAACACTCCGGTGGATCTATCTTTCAGAGAGAACCAGTCGCCAAATCACATAGCTCAACGAAATCCAACCTTTCGTTAGCAATTCAAACACAGATAAATAGTGAGGAACATATTCCTATTCCAATTCCAGGCTCAAACAGCAGTAAGGATGCTGACGCTTTGCTATTAGgttcaaataaaaatagcgttgataatgatgatgacgacgatgatgatTACTCCTCCTGCGATGAAAAGAACGAGGAGAGTGCAAAGGACTATAAACCGGGAGGTTACCATCCTGCTTACAAAGGCGAAACCTATAAAGAAGGTAGGTATGTGCTTGTTCGGAAGCTCGGATGGGGTCACTTCTCTACAGTATGGCTCGCCAAGGATACAGAGACTGGCTCTCATGTTGCCATGAAAATTGTGCGGAGTGACAAAGTTTACACAGAGTCCGCACTagatgaaatcaaattgTTACAAGGAGTCAACcctcttcaaaatcaaagtTTCTCTGAACATAAAGGATCGGCGCATATCTTGAGGTTATTGGATAATTTCATCCATTCCAGTGTTAATGGCGAACACGTCGTTATGGTTTTCGAAGTTTTAGGTGAGAACTTGTTAGCATTAATCAAAAAATATGAGCACAAGGGCATACCGATAGTTTATGTCAAGCAAATAGCAAAGCAGCTATTGTTAGGTCTTGATTATATGCATAGGAAGTGTGGTGTAATTCACACTGACATAAAACCAGAAAATGTTTTAATGGAAATTGGCGATGTGGAAGCCATAGTGAGAATAGTAGAAGAAATGGATCAAGTGAAAAGAGAACAAAGAAAGCTTCAAAGGAGGGCTTCGAGAGCACATTTGGAGAATATTTCGAGACATAATTCATTCAACACTGCTTTTGATAATCCATCTATATCAGCTAGTTCGTCATCCACTACGATCAGATCTCGTAGACCTAGGCGGGCCACAATTGTCACGGGTTCACAACCCTTACCATCCCCCCTTGCATCGTCAagctttcttgaattgaaatcgCATATGTTTGGAAACACTACAGCAAGCATTTCAAGACAGCAATCTTTCTGTGGGAAATCAGGACAGCCTACATTACAAAACAATAACTGTAATACTACTAATACACTTCTTACAGAACAAACTTTAACGAATAACACTAATGCAACTAGTGCAGCAACAACTACTCTGACTTCTCCTGTTGGTCAGAATAGTAATGCAAGCATTTCACGCTTACACAACTTGTTAAGTACGGAGAATAAGGACGTGAATAGTTCTTCTGAACAATTGGCACACTCATTTTCCTCGATGGAGATTGTGGACAACAAAGTCCCTGGCGATGAATCCACGAAGGAAGCTGCTTTTAATACTTCAATTAACGAGAATCGGCCTGATGTAATACAGGTGAAAATAGCAGATTTAGGAAATGCATGTTGGTACGACGAACATTACACCAATGCAATCCAAACAAGAGAGTATCGTTCACCAGAAGTAATTCTAGACTGTTCTTGGGGTGCCAGTGCAGATATATGGTCTTTTGCCTGCTTAATATTTGAGCTTCTCACAGGagatttcttgtttgaaCCACAAAACGGTCACTCATATACAAAGGACGATGACCATATTGCGCAAATCATAGAATTACTGGGCAATATTCCAGAGAGTCTAATGACGACCGGCAGAGCCGTTAGAACTTTTTTCACGTCCAGGGGAGAGTTgagaaatatttcaagattaaAGTACTGGCCATTGAAGAGTGTTTTAATTGAAAAGTACAACATGGCGCCAAAGGAAGCAGAGGAAATTTCAGATTTCTTACTGCCAATGCTATCGATAGATCCAAGGAAAAGAGCCGATGCAGGAGGCATGCTGAATCATCCATGGCTATCTGATACCTTGGGAATGGAGGATATTACAATTCCAGATAGAAAATTATACCAAAGCGGAGCTGATATTCCTGGCTGGTATAAAGAGGTTCAAGGCCATCCAAagcattga
- the GAS3 gene encoding putative 1,3-beta-glucanosyltransferase (similar to uniprot|Q03655 Saccharomyces cerevisiae YMR215W GAS3 Putative 1,3-beta-glucanosyltransferase has similarity to Gas1p localizes to the cell wall) — protein MVLPSILLSALISSSLVDALLPIHTKGGRFIQPSSPKNDASDNTVFFVRGIDYQPGGSSSYSSKSGKDALTDEELCARDAFVFQQLGINTIRIYSLNPDLNHDKCMTILNNAGIYVILDVNSGEWGESLNRADPSGSYKDYYLERVFKFIEAFKNYPNVIGFFSGNEIINDDEDYAEIDPPYIRAVQRDMKQYIEKHSNRSIPVGYSAADNVDLRVATYDYLQCNSLNGSRVDEALQTSRSDFYGLNTYEWCSGISDWTSSGYDKLESSFKNGSIPAIFSEFGCITAGERSFDEVSEGLYDGLLDTFSGGLVYEYSEEANNYGLVKIDDDGNIEFKDDFENLKSQYEKLDLPTIKESDVEDVEVLTCDASKIKDENSKFGTNDFEIPDQPSEITDLIKNGVEVENAGKILTDYDAPTTFNYTIKDAQGKVVDATITYPASNTVNELSATATSSSSSSSSSTSASSTTSSSSKSSGGAIGTFQMNTGLLTVVAGVISALL, from the coding sequence ATGGTTCTTCCTTCTATTTTATTGAGTGCTTTGATTTCAAGCTCATTAGTTGACGCATTGTTGCCAATTCATACCAAAGGTGGTAGATTTATTCAACCATCTTCTCCAAAAAATGATGCTAGTGATAACACAGTGTTTTTTGTTAGAGGTATTGATTATCAACCAGGCGGTTCTTCGTCATATAGTTCGAAATCGGGCAAGGATGCTTTAACGGATGAAGAGTTATGTGCTAGGGACGCTTTTGTATTCCAACAATTGGGAATCAACACGATCAGAATCTATTCTTTGAACCCAGATTTAAATCATGATAAATGTATGACGATTTTAAACAATGCCGGTATCTATGTTATTTTAGATGTAAACTCTGGTGAATGGGGTGAAAGTTTGAACAGAGCTGACCCAAGCGGTTCATACAAAGATTACTATTTGGAGCGTGTGTTCAAATTTATTGAAGCATTCAAGAACTATCCAAACGTTattggtttcttttccggtaatgaaattattaatgacgatgaagattATGCTGAGATCGACCCTCCTTATATCAGAGCTGTGCAAAGAGATATGAAACAATATATCGAAAAGCACTCCAATAGATCTATCCCTGTTGGTTACTCTGCAGCTGATAATGTTGATTTAAGAGTTGCAACTTATGATTATTTGCAATGTAACTCTTTGAATGGATCCAGAGTCGATGAAGCTTTACAAACTTCTAGATCTGATTTCTACGGGTTGAACACTTATGAATGGTGTTCTGGTATCTCTGACTGGACCTCTTCTGGTTACGATAAACTAGAgtcttctttcaagaatgGTAGCATTCCAGCCATTTTCTCTGAGTTTGGTTGTATCACTGCTGGCGAAAGAAGTTTCGATGAAGTTTCTGAAGGTCTATACGATGGTTTGTTGGATACGTTCTCTGGTGGGTTAGTCTACGAGTACTCTGAAGAAGCAAACAACTATGGATTGGTCAAGATTGACGATGATGGTAACATTGAATTtaaagatgattttgaaaacttaAAGAGCCAATACGAAAAATTGGATCTACCAacaatcaaagaaagtgaTGTTGAGGATGTAGAAGTTTTAACTTGTGATGCTAGTAAGATCAAAGATGAGAATTCCAAGTTTGGAACAAATGACTTCGAAATTCCAGATCAACCATCTGAGATCACTGATTTGATTAAAAACGGTGtcgaagttgaaaatgctGGTAAGATTTTGACGGATTACGATGCCCCAACTACCTTTAACTACACCATCAAGGATGCTCAAGGTAAAGTAGTCGATGCTACAATTACTTACCCAGCTTCCAACACTGTTAACGAGTTGAGTGCTACTGCTACttcctcctcctcctcaTCAAGTTCAAGCACCAGTGCATCTTCCACCACCTCCTCCTCTTCCAAGAGTTCAGGTGGTGCAATAGGTACATTCCAAATGAATACTGGTTTATTAACCGTTGTTGCTGGTGTTATTTCAGCTTTACTATAG
- the SCJ1 gene encoding Scj1p (similar to uniprot|P25303 Saccharomyces cerevisiae YMR214W SCJ1 dnaJ homolog), whose product MVKLSTLLSLVWLPFVIAQDYYAILGVDKQASEKEIKSAYRQLSKKYHPDKNPGNDEAHHHFIEVGEAYDVLSDPEKRQIYDRHGADALKNGHPGGPGGGNGFHDPFDLFEQMFGSNMYNRARGKPRGQNLQVNHDISLKTFYLGTEFEFTLNLNDICDACDGSGSEDGKTETCPDCGGSGQIMKVFRAGPIEQRVRQPCSRCQGRGQLIKHVCKKCKGVKVVQKSKVFTAKVEPGMERNHIHVMQGQSEKHPDIEPGDLYQYFRESEKDSMGYRRRGNTLYRTEILSFKEALQGGWERNIEFFDKEKSLVLSRPVGHTVQNGETEVIKSFGMPIPSATDKFGDLIIDYVILLPGEWSTSSKGYDDEL is encoded by the coding sequence ATGGTGAAACTTTCGACACTTTTGTCCTTGGTATGGTTGCCATTTGTTATTGCTCAAGATTATTATGCAATTCTTGGAGTCGATAAGCAAGCCAGTgagaaagaaatcaaatctGCTTATAGACAATTGTccaagaaatatcatcCTGATAAGAACCCAGGTAACGATGAAGCTCATCATCACTTCATCGAAGTCGGTGAGGCTTATGATGTTTTAAGTGACCCTGAAAAAAGACAAATCTACGATAGACATGGTGCTGATGCACTAAAGAATGGTCATCCAGGTGGTCCTGGTGGTGGCAACGGATTCCACGATCCGTTCGACTTATTCGAGCAAATGTTCGGATCTAATATGTACAATAGAGCGCGTGGTAAACCTCGTGGTCAAAACTTACAAGTGAATCACGATATTAGTTTGAAAACCTTCTATCTTGGAACGGAGTTTGAATTCACgttgaatttgaatgataTCTGTGATGCATGTGATGGTTCAGGATCTGAGGATGGCAAGACAGAAACATGCCCGGATTGCGGTGGATCAGGACAAATAATGAAAGTATTCAGGGCTGGTCCAATTGAGCAAAGAGTAAGACAACCATGTTCGAGATGCCAAGGAAGAGGTCAACTAATCAAGCACGTCTGTAAAAAGTGTAAAGGTGTGAAAGTAGTCCAAAAATCGAAAGTATTCACGGCTAAGGTGGAACCGGGGatggaaagaaatcatATCCATGTAATGCAAGGTCAATCAGAAAAGCATCCGGACATAGAACCAGGCGATCTTTACCAATATTTCCGTGAATCGGAGAAAGATTCAATGGGATACAGAAGACGTGGGAACACTTTATACAGAACAGAAattttatcattcaaagagGCTTTACAAGGTGGTTGGGAAAGGAACATCGAGTTTTTTGACAAGGAAAAAAGCTTGGTGCTATCTAGACCTGTTGGCCACACTGTACAAAATGGCGAAACCGAGGttatcaaaagttttggaatGCCAATCCCAAGTGCCACCGACAAATTTGGTGATTTAATCATTGACTACGTGATTCTACTTCCAGGTGAATGGAGCACTTCCTCAAAGGGATATGATGATGAGTTATAG
- the CAF20 gene encoding Caf20p (similar to uniprot|P12962 Saccharomyces cerevisiae YOR276W CAF20 Phosphoprotein of the mRNA cap-binding complex involved in translational control repressor of cap-dependent translation initiation competes with eIF4G for binding to eIF4E), whose protein sequence is MIRYTEEELLQLRPTEPVKPNFDVDEFNAIIEKVKEIQEAHEEEFSHFRRRSSHHHAKPKFKHLKPKITTDEEGWSTLETAPAVRRKSVAEEEEPTIVIAQETLKVKPNKHISSSRPADARDIVADKPSKAFNAFAALESDEEEEQE, encoded by the coding sequence ATGATCAGGTacacagaagaagaacttttaCAATTAAGACCAACCGAACCAGTTAAACCAAACTTCGAcgttgatgaattcaacgctataattgaaaaagtgaaagaaaTCCAAGAAGCAcatgaagaagaattttctcacttcagaagaagatcttcTCACCACCATGCTAAACCAAAATTCAAGcatttgaaaccaaaaattACTACCGATGAGGAAGGATGGTCTACACTAGAAACTGCTCCAGCGGTCAGAAGAAAGTCTGtggctgaagaagaagaaccaacCATTGTCATCGCTCAAGAAACATTGAAGGTGAAGCCAAACAAACACATTTCATCCTCAAGACCAGCTGATGCGAGGGATATCGTCGCAGACAAGCCTTCAAAGGCTTTCAATGCATTTGCTGCTCTAGAAAgtgacgaagaagaagagcaagaaTAG